Genomic DNA from Halalkalicoccus tibetensis:
TGAAATATATCTTCGGTGTCTATAGTTATAGTTCCAGTCTGTTGCGTTAAATACCCCTACATCAGTTTCTCTGTGGAGACTTTCAATTCACTTCAGACAGAACCACTATCGAGTAACACTCTCATAGAGAAATACACCACCAATCACGCTTCCGATGACTCCTGCAATGAGCAGTCGGTTTCTTCCACCACTGGCCGAAATAGCGGGGGCTTGAGTAAGAAGAAATCCACTGACTATGATAAAGAGAATACCCATTACAGCAAGTGCGATCATCTCAATCATGGATTGGTTCATAGTATTGAATTTTATGTGTGTGGATCGCTCTATAAGTATCGTTGATATGTCATCCTTGTATGTTCCCAGCTGCGATTATAATATTGTATATTCGATAAACAATTTCGGACCTTTTTTTAGGGATGGGCGGAACGATTTTCGTTGCGCGATTTTTAGATCATCGTGAACACCATGACGAGTGAACGGCTTATGAGCGGCGAAGCTGACTACGAGTACAAGGTCGTCAACGCTCCGACCAGCCTTCTGTGGTTCCGAATCAAGCGCGATGCGACCGAACGATTGTTGAACGACCTCGCGGCGGACGGATGGAAACTTGACGAGGTCGTCGTCAACTGGTGGGGCGGTGCCGAACTGTTCCTCCGACGTTCCCGCTGAGTGACAACCTCCGAACTTGCTGCCGATGAAAGAGGACCCCGGGACCACTACCCAGACAGCCTGTTCGCGGTGCCCGACTTACCCTCTATATTCAGCACGCTGCTCTTGACAGAAATTCGGCATATTTCTGACCGGCGCGTTATCTGTTTCCTCTGTCTGGAGTGATCGGGACTATCTTCATTTCCCGGCTAGAATGACCTGTTACGTAGCGGTGCGCATCTTACAAAATGATTTTGTGGAGAGATGATCGATCTATTTTCGTATAATGACCAGTCTGTACCAGCGTCTGAATATAT
This window encodes:
- a CDS encoding DUF4177 domain-containing protein, with the translated sequence MSGEADYEYKVVNAPTSLLWFRIKRDATERLLNDLAADGWKLDEVVVNWWGGAELFLRRSR